Below is a window of Yersinia kristensenii DNA.
ATTCAAAAGCATTGTGCGTATTAACAATACTTTTATTGGCCGATTAATTCTAGGGCCAGCACTGGATATCATTGACACTATCCGCAATGCAATCAGTGCATTTATTACGGGCGATCGCCCTGCCATGGCAATGTGGTTGGTTCATTTTGGCTTACTTGGCTTATTGTTTCACTGGATGGCGGGTTATGGTATTTCGGCTATTTTCTATATTTTGGTGATTAGCTATCCAGCGCTCAGTCTGACTAAAATTAGATCCTTTTTTGAGCATCGTGCAGCTGAAAATAGTGCAGCACGTTCTACTTTAAATGAGGCGGCATGGCCGTGGCGTCTACTATTTTTAAACCTCAACTATCATCTGGTCCATCATGATTTACCCGCTTTACCTTGGTATGGGTTACGCCAGATTTATCTGGAAAATCGGGTTCAATATCAACATCGCAGCGAGCAATTCGTGGTGAACGGCTATACTGAATGGTTCGAAGCATTTGTTTTTACAGCTTTGGAGATAGAAACCCATCCCTTTTACGATAGTGAAAATAAAGCTCTGACTGAGAGGATACAAGACACTGTGATTGACAGTGGAGATAGGCGGTCTGAGTCAGTCTAAAGCGCTTATCAAAGTGAAAGCGAGGCCGTTGGGATACCTACAAACCATAGGGCATGTTTTCATTTAACCGTATTTTACTGTTGTTATATACAGTTAATTGTGTAATCTTAACGGTTAATTTTAGCAGCAAAACTCTTTTAAATACTTAGCTATCATACTGTTATGCATAAGATAGATTAGCCTTCTAGCTTAGAGTGGCTTGAATAATATATTTAATATCAATTGGTTATTTGGTTTATTTTTGACTAAATCTAATATGGTTGCTGATTTGTTAATGGTTTTGTTTTTATGCTTTTTTGGCATAGGTATTTTACAAACATTAACGAGATAACTTTCATTAACCCTTGAGCACATAGAGGTAAAGCATGGCAAAGACCCTAACCCGTAGCCGGATTTTTGCGTTAGCCACAGTAATGTTGGCTGTATCGGCTGGAGCATCACAGGCTGCTGATACTGTCCGTGTTGGCTCAAAAATTGATACCGAAGGCTCATTGCTGGGCAATATTATAGTGCAGGTTCTTGATGCTAATGGAATTAAAACAACCAATAAATCCCAGTTGGGCACTACCAAAGTGGTGCGTGGAGCTATCACCGCTGGTGAGATTGATATTTACCCTGAATACACGGGTAACGGTGCTTTTTTCTTCTCTGATGAAAAAGATCCTGCCTGGAAAGATGCAAAAGCAGGCTATGAAAAAGTAAAGAAATTGGATTATGACAAGAATAAACTGGTGTGGCTTTCACCCGCTCCGGCGAACAACACGTGGACCATTGCTATTCGCCAGGATCTAGCTAATGCGAATAATTTGAAAACATTAGATGATTTAGGCAAATGGATAAATGCGGGTGGCAAATTCAAATTGGCTGCCTCAGCTGAATTTATTGAAAGACCTGATGCCCTGCCAGCTTTCCAACAAGCATATGGTTTCAAATTGAATCAAGACCAATTGCTATCATTGGCAGGTGGTGACACTGCGGTAACAATTAAAGCAGCTGCCGAGCAAACCTCTGGAGTTAACGCCGCCATGGCGTATGGAACTGATGGTCCGGTCGCTGCATTAGGGCTGCGAACATTGGAAGATACTAAAGGTGTACAACCTATCTATGCGCCAACCCCAATAATCCGTGAAGCCACACTGAAAGCGCATCCTAATATCCCTGCTTTGCTTGATCCTGTATTTGCCACACTTGATAGTGCAACCTTACAAAAACTGAATGCTCGCATTGCAGTAGAAGGTCAGGATGCGAAGAAAGT
It encodes the following:
- a CDS encoding fatty acid desaturase; this translates as MSSTDTKLNHREAGAAYYLSERQRARIKLLSRSWVWRLELPTWILITIIYTGWFACVIYWQQLGPVLGSTLLILLSAWYMSLQHELIHGHPTRWRRVNQLLGTLPLAVWYPYGLYRDSHIQHHKDEDLTHPEKDPECYYYTAEQWQRFPPLFKSIVRINNTFIGRLILGPALDIIDTIRNAISAFITGDRPAMAMWLVHFGLLGLLFHWMAGYGISAIFYILVISYPALSLTKIRSFFEHRAAENSAARSTLNEAAWPWRLLFLNLNYHLVHHDLPALPWYGLRQIYLENRVQYQHRSEQFVVNGYTEWFEAFVFTALEIETHPFYDSENKALTERIQDTVIDSGDRRSESV
- the osmF gene encoding glycine betaine ABC transporter substrate-binding protein OsmF gives rise to the protein MAKTLTRSRIFALATVMLAVSAGASQAADTVRVGSKIDTEGSLLGNIIVQVLDANGIKTTNKSQLGTTKVVRGAITAGEIDIYPEYTGNGAFFFSDEKDPAWKDAKAGYEKVKKLDYDKNKLVWLSPAPANNTWTIAIRQDLANANNLKTLDDLGKWINAGGKFKLAASAEFIERPDALPAFQQAYGFKLNQDQLLSLAGGDTAVTIKAAAEQTSGVNAAMAYGTDGPVAALGLRTLEDTKGVQPIYAPTPIIREATLKAHPNIPALLDPVFATLDSATLQKLNARIAVEGQDAKKVAANYLKEKGFVKG